The Biomphalaria glabrata chromosome 17, xgBioGlab47.1, whole genome shotgun sequence genome segment atgtgaaacactgcactcatccttaatctctGTAATCAAAGACGTTGCCATTATAATGTCCTATAGTAACGACTAGgaatgcaaaataataatattttgtctTACCAAACACTGACTTTTGAAAACCTACCAGTTAAAGctgttttatgtatttaaaataaactcgATCAGAAACaatatttcagttttttttctacCTCTAGTTGTAAACTCGTGTATTCAGTCAAAAGTACATTTATTGTGTAAGGTTTATTATCACCTAAAGGTATCATAACCTTGCTAAGGTATAAGGCAAAACCAAtaactaataaaatataatatattacttAATATGGTCTAAAATGTAAAGTCTACAAAACAGCATTTTGTAAGTAAAAAACGAACGCATGTTTGTTAATCAAATTTGCTATTTTTCCAAATAAAACCTgcatttaaatattgaaatttttCACGAAAATTTTCGattctaaacaatgtcaaggacgctattcTAAAATATCCCTATTACCAATTAAGTTGTAAAACTGAATTTGTGATATAAGCAAACTACCTTACAAATGTGAATTGACACTGCTCAAATAAAAGCCCACAAATTTATCGGATATCTTTTAAATCAAACAGCTAATCAATACTTCCTATTCTCTGGAccaaataaaatgcaaatttaTAGTAATCCCCCTTTGCCGTAAATATTGTCTTAAAAAATGCCAAAATAGGATTCGTGttattataacaataacaataattatatCAACATATAACTTACAGTCTTGATTTACTTGACCTACTTCTTTCGATATCCGGTGGAGCAaaggcagggccggatttaggctACTGTAACCTAATcggccgcagtgggctccgctctttcataggccccgGGCGTactctatgtgtaaattattaaactaaaccattaaaacttattattaaagggctCATATAATTCTCCTAAAATTGCataatatacgaaaaagtcacgaaaatctcctaaaatgttctgaaaactgatgcaaatctccttaaaaacagacaaattgTCATCTCGGGTGTCATATAATATGTTCAACGCCAATCCTGCACGCGATAAAAacaaaacggcattgtcagctttcatgtaataaaaatgtaggcctaataatatGGCAAATTTTAACCAAAGTCTAAATCTATTTCGacgtcttaaaaaaaacaaaagcgatattttctagtcgatagtaaatttaaaaagcagatctgaatgtctatcggctttttgttggaaaactactatctactgcagatggctcataaagttaattttacattgattttgtacttagtaatgtatgaataaaatgcaaaaaggcatttattttctaatacaaaatcttaattttcacttattatccttatccctacccagacagggcccgcgcaatccgtttcgcatagggccccgcaattaataggaccggccctgtctcctggaaatctcctgaaatggcaaaatatacgaaaatacttgggaatctcctgaaattattaaaatctcctaaaaaatagACATAATTGTCAATTTGAGGTGCCAATCCTACgcccgattaaaaaaaaatggcattgtcagctttcatttaaaaaaattattacaaagacgaatgtattttctaatacaaaaagttaattttgacattatgctttttcatacccagactgggccccgcgcaatccgtttcgcataggccCCCGCAATTATTAGGGCCGGGTAGAGCACAAGGGCCACAACAGTACTACTCAGTTGGGTCTATGTCTATCCTGTAGCTACCAGacgttctatttttaaaaaaaaatgacagtgtCCTAAGTGTATACATcttgtcacagattacattatagaattgtttgtacatttcacttttaaaagaaaatataagccctcgacatgagcctcgggatttaaccctcaaatttagacacgtcaggatttacccaagggacgtgattATGAAGtctgaaatctattggttgatttgaaataaaacaaagacattttttgaaaagagttagcaccagagaattggcggggaGTAAGAAAGTAATAGGAGTCGAAtaaataatgtccttgtagacagtcacgtttctaagagctctgtttgaaaagcctttgtaatatgttccatgctcattgatttgtaatttgtacataaactgtacttacgttatatttaaataaagttccagagttttgttttatcaaaagaatcgtcaattgtaattctagatcgtcatttttgttaactattgaattcaagtaaaatccccggcataacaacacatcataCCATCTACATGTGTTATAtctggcactctccgactaataaaagtttatgaacaacttttaacgaaatttattcaagatctaggaccaatttctaaactcttcaaaggaacttcattcttatttaacggaggacagaatttctgtgtttaacaggtcagttggttatcgataattcttttataaagattttcgttagagttacgtctaactcacgaaaactattattatatgtaattggcaaaaggaataagaccaatatacataataactggcaataaaaaaaaagaccagtaaagcaaataactggcaatataaaagaccagtaaatcaaataactggcattataaaaaagaccagtaaatcaaataactggcattataaagaagaccagtaaataatcatttgtgcagcacaaagtaaacagaagaccagatttaaccaactgttaaaccagaaaaaaaaagtactcggctcaatagatctatatatatttaatcatacgactccagtaactacaagtctactgtcaagaatttattagcaaattgaggcttcatGAACTTTGTcactgtattattattatatctgagataaagccaaaatccagatattgaactttttgctccaatacaagaaactaacaaaaaaaattaaatacggCTTCCGGCTCTAGAACACAACGACTCCAGTAGTACTTCTACTGTAAAACAAAGTTATACTTCATAGCCAGTTACGGCATAACTAACATTGATTTGTTATATTCAAAACGTTACTATATTTCTACATTCCAAGTTGGTATATTTTTCAACATGTCTCCAAAGAcaagaacacaaagatggttagaattatttgacatagctaaagaaaaacaagtacCTAAACTAGATGATTTGGTTCATCGacaggaagaaaaagaatatcaagcAAAAGTACATTGTAACATGACTTCAACAACAGACATAATAGGTGAAGCCATAGCTTTAGCAGAAAAACTCAATATTCCTTCACATGAACGAGAAAGAtggtttgataataaattagctGAAATAGACAGAGAAGATGACAAAAGACGGCAAGAAGAACTAAAACGAGAATTATTAGAATTGAAAAATACCGAATTCAAAGCTGAACAAAAGAATGATGCaacattaacaagaatataCCAGAAAGCTCAATTAAGAAAGCTTACAGCATATCTTGAAGATGGATTTCTCAAGAAGATTATTTACCACAAGTACAATATAattgaacaaatatatgtaccACAGAAGTACAGACAACAAATAATCAAAGCCAAGCATGAATTTTATGACACCATACATATGAGTGTAACAAGTACCAAGAAGAGAATTGCCAAAGAATATTATTGGCCTAGCTTGAAcaaagatgtcaagaaatacattaataattgttCACATTGTCAACATGATTATTGTGagaagaaacaaactcaaaagaaaagcaacataactaaaacaaagaatgaacCAGACTACAAAGTCAGAATTGACAACAATGAATCTATGCATCATGACTCAAGTAAATCTACAGGGACATCACTgcctactacatgtccatccctacccactacatgtccatccctacctgacaATATAAGCCCATCCCTGCCTAGTACTTTCCCATCCCTAACCATTGAAGATGACTTCATACATCAAGACTTGAACAACACTGCATCTGCATCATTACCTACCAATACTATGGTATGCATTGAACATTTCTGCTgcaatcaagacaagtctcatgaaccagaaTCAGAAGCAGataacaaagaaatttttattcaatcaactttggctataccagacaaaagaaaaactatgcaacttgactctaacactcatacaagtattcctcatttgaaagaatgtgagtcaactcaaagccattacaaccatgaacattggaagtcaaagaatagtacatgaacacatgaaatcaagacaGTTTGATCAAGGAGATAAAGTCAaattactgttaccagatttcagtaacaaactgttttacaaatggcaaggtcctttccacatcatcagaaagatttccaacctgctttatgaaatcaatgtcaacaaggttaccagagtatttcatgttcatatgtttgaacattaccatgaaacagataatgaagacatcaaagcagaagttgataattttacaagcttagcaactattcctgaggaagaagaaacatcatcaacacccattcctgagatagatgtttcattaccagcatcaaatcaaattgacagTCCAAATGTCATCACTCTGGATGACATAGCAGCATCAAATCacattgacattcccaaggtcatcactctgaatgacatagcactacagaaagtgaaggacactaaagtgtttccagaccatgcagatttctttaccggtgtttctgaaacatttccagtactgcaatttgaaaacAACCCAGAGAGCAAcaagtttcatcctccttctactcaaggggcaacttttcttcagaaaggaacaaatgaacttcttcaacattgctgtattgaccgattgaactcagacatgttcagtcattgctctattgaacattctaatgcaaagcattctgctaccattgttctacaacgtcaaagttcatcaaccagaaaattgagttttggtttcggacagttcttattttcaccaaactcaaacgcggttcaatcagacattatctgtgagatcattatgacatggagacaacagcttcataaactgaaagaccttttcttcaagtttagaaaacgcacatgcacatccatgtcggcaattcagaagggttccgaactttacatttctactctacatatgtactatagcatatttagtgccacttgatccattatcattcatactcgtcaaggaagaacagtattcagttgtacttaatcaattaatttgtctactcattttttccacaggagttctatatcagatgttgtatttatttcagcaccaagcaacccactgaggaaagtcactcattcaagatactttgtttattatgtttcatcatctttgcatatgacatgcatcagacattttaatttttaaatcatgagcattttatttcaggtattttatttcaggtcgaatattattgcatatatcctattataatagtacagatacatgacagacaattggaatttttcattgcttcacacatgttgagatttatatcacattgagtattattttctcagaagattgtcatgtactatcacaattattttttctatgtcaatttttcatatgcagtatatttttccatgtacacattttcagtAGTACTATTAcccaaatgagttataatgtcatattttaatttcatcataaggcaccatgaagagaagtaacctattcaattcaagatttaatttatccaagtattatgctttgtacaacttttgatattgttcatgacaagcattgtctcattttcataaccacttgaatagtgaaacaggtgtccaaagtcatcaataattttattcactgcatttacattttttttatctccaagttgactttattttgtcatatgttacctcaaccatttttctataatttcatgtatggtattttgtgtatatttaaatatttttaatacatatgagcatttctattaccatacaaatgctaaatggaggggggggggtaatatgtcacagattacattatagaattgtttgtacatttcacttttaaaagaaaatataagccctcgacatgagcctcgggatttaaccctcaaatttagacacgtcaggatttacccaagggacgtgattATGAAGtctgaaatctattggttgatttgaaataaaacaaagacattttttgaaaagagttagcgccagagaattggcggggaGTAAGAAAGTAATAGGAGTCGAAtaaataatgtccttgtagacagtcacgtttctaagagctctgtttgaaaagcctttgtaatatgttccatgctcattgatttgtaatttgtacataaactgtacttacgttatatttaaataaagttccagagttttgttttatcaaaagaatcgtcaattgtaattctagatcgtcatttttgttaactattgagttcaagtaaaatccccggcataacaacacatcgtaccATCCAAATGTTGTGACACATCTGTTAAACtcgatggctgtctggtcgtgcagtatcccgctggactgtcgttcggttgtctcgatggtcctgggttcatatcCTGCCCGCTGCCAACCCCCGTTTTCTGCgaaaggtttgggctaggatcagtggcgtcactaggatggGTGTCACCCTGTGCGGTCAGCTAAAGGTGTCAGCCCCCAattgaaaaatcttttttaaatattttgtttgtttgtttgcgctgtaatacatatagtttataattatataCGCCTAGGATGTAGATTATTTTCAGAAGTCACATCCAAAGCATGTCACACATTAGACAAACTGGCTGTGCTTACAGTCTTATAAGTCTTTGATgattcaggtaacccattccctGCTCTAATTGCACTATAAGAAAAAGAGTGCATGAACGTTTATGAAATTATAAATTATCTTAGataatgaaataagaaatgtgtgttttttgtgttttctgAGTATTGGGAAAAAAAGAATATCCCATCAAACTGGGGAATCTTGTGACATCTAGTCATTTAttacagcacacacacattttgttttattattttttttatttgcttatttAATTGGATTACCGTTAATGAACTATGTATTTCTTAATTGttttaagaactttttttctatattttaaacaattacacaTTGTACCTTCAAATACATGTCCCAACCTTATCCGAATTGGTGTATTTCATCTAATTGTCTACAATGGTGGGATTCTACATGTTTTAccataaacatattttttttatttatttcaatagtttttattcatttaaattCTGCGCTCAACAAACGACCAATATTTACAGACACCAACATGGTGACACTTCTGAAGGTCATCGATCTCAGGCGTCGATCTCTCTCCATCTCATGTTTACTTTGAAAATCTATTTCCTTGccattgaaatgtttttttttaaacatgaaatgTACAAAGGGAGAAAAACGTTGTTTTACCGTCAACCTATTTAAACCAATTATCTCCTCATTATAACGTTCTGGTTTCCTGATGCAACGTTAATGCGGGTATATAATGGAATATTTTcctaataattatatattttttttattttgtctgcgATCCAGAGCGAAACTTGTTAATTCATTTGTAAGGATTGAATTGACAAAACAATTAAGTTCCTACTTCTCACATTTAAACGAAATATATCAACATCACAGCTTTATCAATGAAGTCTGATCAGTGTCggatttaaagtaaaaataatccAGAATCGTTTTTGATATTAACCTAGCTTGAGGgcgaatggtaaagcgcttggcatccAATGCTAGAGGTCCTGAGCTCGTGTCCTGGTAAAGGATGGTATGTTAAACTTCTGGACAATTAGGACGACCATGAGTCCATCCAaatctaatgtgtacctgaaaTGATTCGACCATCAGACACCCCCGGATCCATAGCAACGAAAATGAGTtgcacatcatctgccccatgaaCTTGAAGGGCGGGGAATGTtgctacttcttcttcttcttcttcgttctcattgttatgttggagtgttcagatgactagaccaatacatgagatgaactgcgcagtggtttccaaatcagggagctctccatatagtttcctttctattggggtgatttggggccagtgATTTCAGTGCACTAATGAAATGCAGTTGCTAGCTGGTTATACAGTTGAAGATATTCTGTTCTATCTGTAAACAAAACGTATTATGTTGATAAACTTTTTTCTATAGTTAGCGAGGTGTTTGTCTACAGTACATCATGCTGAATACATTGGAACAAAATACTTCCTGTCACTAAAGTGCACCTCCGTGTTGATGTActttgaaacattaaaacatataCCATACAACACAACTTATTCTTAATTTAGGCATGTAATCAATTGGACATTTTCATACATAAGGGGTGTCCATTAATAGCATTCTTTTTGGTacatccggtgtacagaatatgcAAATATTGATAAGcaaaaaaaagcatatattaTTTTACTAAACCATGTAATAATTCTAATGCTCTTTTCAAACCTCCAGAATCGAATTTATATTTCCCGATCTTCCTCTTTGAttacctttctttttctttagtttCCATTATAACGCTACTACGTTTCTTCATGTtgctttttgtttctatttcattgtaTCTTGTAGCTTATAGAACTTAATGGGGTTAATAAAAATCATAGTGTAaacaagacacaaagataaaggcacagtcctcgtcccatatgctaggacaaatttgtacaaacactccttcttccctagtgctattagagcatggaatgggttgcctgagctagacaggaaaaccagtgacttggcggagtttaggtcattggttaatatgcatgactaaatgcatgacgcgtaggacgtaatcatcttcttttttgaagtaacgtctgtatcatatacgATAAGATACTGTCATCAACATTTCGTGTAAAAATctcgaatgaaaaaaaaaagaaagaaatgaagctgCAAAAAATTGTATGTACGACAAAGATCAATATATgcttgaaactttaaaaaagtagGATTGTGTATACTTGTGAAACAATAAACGTTGAACACATGAATATTTCTTAGTAGTGGTTAAGAAATGGTTTTACCGACGTCTCTACATATTATAGACGCTGGCGATCACGTGTGAATGTTACAGCGGACCTTAAAGCAATGAAATGTATCAGATTTCATTGTCTTGTCTGCATCCTGCATTCATTTTTGCTCTTAGAGATTTAAATGGGTTGTGTCTTCTGGCCGAGCAAAGTCAATCCAAATTAAAAATATCTCTCCTGTAATTGTTTGTTCAAAATGAATGATACATATAATTACTCCTGTGAATACTATAAGTCCAAGTCGATTAATTAAATgaactaattattaattattacgcggacaaaataaattaaacacggggaataaaaagtataaaataagACATTTTAAGAGAATGTTTCTATTACGTTACAGAGAGATCTAGACTACGCCACTGTCGAAAAAATCTGCAAAGTGCAAGAACGGTGAAATATTCTGAGACATCAATTACGGGCAGGTGTGCAGTCtcaaatatcaataaatacTTCTAAAAATGACTGACAAGAGTAAATGATTAAACGACATGCATCGAAATATGACATTTTATAAAATCGATTCAATTAATGATTTATCCTTTCATCttttacgctttttttttttaattgtgtttgAAATCgagccaaagaaaaaaaatgttttctttttaaagggtTTTCTGCATATAACTTTCTGCACTTGTATTAAACAAGTTTGTACTCAAAAGTTGAGACTTAAAGATTGTACGCTTTCATACGTGACTGATGCACAATTCAGATCACTAACTAATATTTTGTTCGCTTTTTGGAAAATTCTTAACATTTAATAACATGTCCGATTCAAATCTTGTAAATACCAACAATGACTATAAATACTTACAGGAACTGATTTCTGATGAGGTTAAAGACATCATTCTAACGGTCAACTATGTTTCGATCTGCGGCACTCTCAGCGTGTTTGGGCTAGTAGCTAATGTCATGAACGTCGTGGTCTTCCTCAGGATGGGCCTTAACGACGCGGTCAACGTTAGCCTGATGGGGCTCTCCGTGGCAGACGTGTTCTCCATGATATTTCTGCTGCTGGAGAGCGCCTGCTTTAACCCCATGTTTCAGAACATCGGGCTGCCGTTTGCTTTGATGGAGGTGCAGTTCATCGTCGGAGGCTGGCCGCACATTTGCTTCACGCGAACCGTCAGCTGGATCACGGCTTTCATCACGTTTGAGCGCTGCATCTGCATCGCCCTGCCCTTGAAGGTCAAGTCCATCATCACGGCGACCAGGACAAAGTGCTTCGTCGTCATGGCGTTCCTCATCGTGGCCGGCTCCGCGGCGCCCGAGTTCTACGTCAACCAGTTCGTCTGGAAGTTCTACCCGGAGAAGAACCGATCCCTCATCGGCCTGCACTTCGTGGAGGATCGCGACAAGTTCGAGAAGGTCACCTTTCCTCTTAACAACGTCATCATGCAGTACCTGGCCTTCTCAGTTGTCCTTGTCTGCACCATCATACTCGTGGTCAAGCTTAACGAGAAAACAAAGTGGCGCAGCGTTTCCGCCAGGGGGGACAACACAAACACCATTTCCAACAAGGACAGGAAGGTCATTAAAATGGTCAGCTTCGTGTCGGCCGCTTTCATCGTTAGCTATCTCCCTTCCAGCATCCTGTTCATGGCTATGGCCATCAAGAGAGACTTCCACCCGTCTGGCTACTTCAACATTTTTCATGTTACCTGGTCATTCGCCTTTGTCCTGGAAGCGGTCAACTCCACAATCACAATCATCATCTATTACCAGCTGAGCTCAAAGTATAAGAAAATGTTTCTGGCGACATTCTTATGTCGTAAAATTGATTCAGAAAAGTAAACTTCAAAACACTGGCTTGATTTCATGTAAAGATAACAATttctaataggcctatatattgtcTGTGCAGGGGCGCTTTCACATTGCAGTAATATTAGTTATGAATATGTGAAACAAATTAAGGTATTGTAGCTCCGATTTACAATAGAaacgaacaaaaaaaattcgttttgaatattttaaatatgtgtaaattatttgtATGTTTGGAATAAATATCTGTGTGTTCGAGAATTGATAATTTTAATTGTTAATCAGTTTCGTAAAATACGATAAAAAGAGATTATTATTGCCTAATTAGAACAGTCTCATGAATATTTGCTTCTGTTTATAAAAGTACTCTCAATGTCTATCTTCGAAATAGACTCACCTGAAACTTTTGCATCAGCTGTCAGTAAAAGGTTCATTGAAGAGCAAGTCTTATTGGGTTTAGTAAATGgacaatttgttttgttttaatgctgTGTCTTTGTGCTTGTAACTGTTGGCTGGCTATAAGGTGCGAGCCATTCTCACCATTGGCCAGAGTTCGTATCCTGCTTGCCATCACCATGTGACATCCTtaagaacagtgtttcccaaactgtgttccgaggAATCttggtgttccgcgaggcccgAATAGGCGTTCCACGAATTACTGTAATAATTAATCATTAAGCCACCACGAGAAtttatctctctaaaaaaataagcaaagtgtttcgCTGAATACGTTaaggaaaaaagtttgggaaccactgttttAGAAGATTAAGATTCATTAAACTTTACTGGATATGTTCTTTATTTCAAACCTCTTGTTAATCAGCACTGGAATGGTAGCCTATATTGAAAGCCTTAGACAGTTTTACTTCAGCCGCTGTAGTCAGGACTGGTCTTAGATAATTGGgagccctaggcgaagtgaatagggcgGCCccaattaaaatagaaaaaaaattagaccGAAAAAGACGCAGTGAATTATAAACAgtcctgtatctatatctaaatcaacaaagtTAAATTCTTATAGCGCCGATAGCACTAAATGTGCTTCATAGACGAATCATAATTATTATCATATTTTCCACTGTAGTGAATTTCACcgtaaaaaagaaacaaatatgtAGTCTCAAAAGTTGATCTAAACTTAGTAAACATTAGGTGAATAAATCTTGAATAATTATAGCGACTAAAAGTTAGGTTAGTAGACATAGaattctgctatgtttgagatttgatctatatttctttttttatcctcaagaaaaaattcTTTGAATCCTCCACAGACCGGAGGCCCTAAGTGGCTGCCTACTTTGCTCTATGCCTATAGCCAACCCCGCTGTAGTGCATACACTGaagtaattatttaataaatgttatttataaatCTCAGGCAATCACTCAACGAAAGGAGGTAGCAATAGACggtgtatttatttacagctatAAAATACACAGTGAGACATGGACTTCAACTATCAAGGGACACGGAGTCTTTGCCTTAAGTTCTACAAGACCTCAACTATCAAGTCACACGGAGTCTTTGCCTTAAGTTCTACAAGACTTCAACTATCAAGTCACACGGAGTCTTGCCTTAAGTTCTACAAGACTTCAGCTATCAAGTCATACGGAGTCTTTGCCTTAAGTTCTACAAGTCTTTTTCTACCT includes the following:
- the LOC106063988 gene encoding uncharacterized protein LOC106063988, translated to MSDSNLVNTNNDYKYLQELISDEVKDIILTVNYVSICGTLSVFGLVANVMNVVVFLRMGLNDAVNVSLMGLSVADVFSMIFLLLESACFNPMFQNIGLPFALMEVQFIVGGWPHICFTRTVSWITAFITFERCICIALPLKVKSIITATRTKCFVVMAFLIVAGSAAPEFYVNQFVWKFYPEKNRSLIGLHFVEDRDKFEKVTFPLNNVIMQYLAFSVVLVCTIILVVKLNEKTKWRSVSARGDNTNTISNKDRKVIKMVSFVSAAFIVSYLPSSILFMAMAIKRDFHPSGYFNIFHVTWSFAFVLEAVNSTITIIIYYQLSSKYKKMFLATFLCRKIDSEK